The genomic interval TAAAATTCGCTGAAGATGAACTGGAGAGTGATGATTTAGAAATCATCGTATTGAATAAAAAAGAAAGCAGCATCGATATCGCGGAAATTCTTTATGAATTTATCACAGTATCGGTACCTTATATAAAAATTTGTGAGCAGAACGGCAATGGTGCCAAATGCGACAAAGAGATGATTGAAAGACTTGAAAGTCTGGCTAATCCTGCTCAGCAAGAAGAAAATACAACAAGTGCTGACCCACGCTGGGAAGCATTAAAAAAATTAAAATAATAATTAAATAAATCAGCAATGGCACATCCAAAACGCAAGATCTCTAAAAGTAGAAGAGATAAAAGAAGAACACACTATAAAGCGGTAGCTCCTTCTTTATCTACTTGTCAAACTACAGGTGCAATCCACATTCCTCACCATGCATACAATGTTGATGGGAATTTGTACTACAACGGTAAACTGGTTATTGAAAACACCTCTATAGGTTAATTTTTCGGAGAAATTGTTTGTGTTTTCAGCTTCATTAAGTTTAACTTAGGCGCTTGAAAAAAAAGGCAATAATGCTTTATTCACAAACTGATTTTTTACTATGAAAATAGGTCTCGATATAATGGGCGGAGACTATGCTCCCAAAGCAAACGTTTTGGGAGCAATAGCTGCTCATGAATTATTAGCGCCAGATGAGCATTTAGTGCTAATAGGCGATACTCAGCAAATTAAGCCTTTGCTCGCTGACAGCGGGTTTAATCCCGATCACTTTGAATATGTTCATACCGAAGAGGTAATTGGTATGGGCGAACATCCCACAAGAGCAATTGCTCAAAAACCTAACTCAAGTATTTCTCTGGGTTTCTCTATGTTAAAAAAAGGAGAAATCGATGCATTTGTCGGCGCAGGTAATTCTGGGGCGATGATGGTTGGTGCTGTTTTTAGTGTAAAAACAGTTCCGGGTATTATCAGACCTTGTCTGTGCACGATCGTACCCAAACTTGACGGCGGAAGAGGTTTAATGCTGGACGTTGGCGCAAATGCCGACTGTAAGCCTGACACGCTGCTTCAATTCGGCATTTTAGGAAGTTTGTATGCTGAAAATGTCATGCAGATCAACAACCCTAAAGTTGGCCTGATCAATATTGGCGAAGAAGATGAAAAAGGAAATATGTTAAGTCTGGCAACTTTTCCATTGATGAAAGATTGTAAACTCTTTAACTTCATTGGAAATATTGAGGGACGTGATTTATTCAACGATAAAGCAGATGTAATTGTATGTGACGGGTTTACCGGAAATATTATGCTTAAATTGGCTGAATCGTTTTACATAATGACTATCAAAAAAGGACTTAAGGATGAGTTCTTTGACAGGTTTAATTATGAAAACTACGGTGGAAGTCCGGTTCTTGGAGTAAATGCACCTGTGATCATAGGTCATGGAATCTCCTCGCCTACCGCTGTAAAAAACATGATCTTTCAGGCGAGAGATATGATTACTACAGGTCTGGTGGGAAAAATACAAGATGCATTTAAATAAAATCTGACAACAAATGAGTAAAATTCACGCTGCTATTACTGCGGTTCAAGGTTATGTTCCTGATTATATCCTTTCTAATAAAGAATTAGAGACGATAGTTGACACAACAGATGAATGGATCACCTCACGAACGGGTATTAAAGAGCGAAGAATATTAAAAGGTGAAGGATTAGGTACCTCTGATATGGCTGTTCACGCAGTGAACGGACTTTTAAAGAAAAGAGGTATTACTGCAGAAGAAATCGATCTGATTATCTTTTGCACCACGACTCCCGACATGCCTTTCCCGGCCACTGCAAATATTTTAGCTGATAAAATCGGCGCAAAAAATGCATGGGGTTTTGATTTACAGGCCGCCTGTTCTGGATTTATCTATGGGATTTCTACTGCTTCGCAATTTATCCAGTCAGGAAAACATCAAAAAGTATTGGTAGTGGGCGGCGACAAAATGTCGTCAATCATTGATTATACAGACAGAACAACCTGCATCATTTTTGGTGACGGCTGTGGTGCTGTATTATTGGAACCTAATGATGAAGGAAATGGAATCATTGATTCTGTGCTGAAATCGGATGGTGCCGGAAGACAATTCCTGCATCAGAAAGCCGGTGGATCTGTTAAACCAGCTTCGCACGAAACGATTGACCAGAGAGAACATTTCGTTTACCAGGAAGGAAAAGCTGTTTTTAAATTCGCAGTAACCAATATGGCAGATGTAGCGGCCGAAATCATGGAACGCAATCAGCTGAATGCTGACGATGTGAAATGGTTAGTTCCGCACCAGGCGAATAAAAGGATTATTGATGCTACGGCTTCAAGAATGGGCATAGGAGCTGAAAAAGTAATGATCAATATAGAACGCTACGGCAATACCACCAATGGAACCATCCCGCTTTGTTTATGGGAATGGGAAGACAAACTAAAAAAAGGAGACAATATTATTCTTGCTGCTTTTGGGGGTGGATTTACCTGGGGATCAGTCTATATAAAGTGGGCTTACTAAATTTTATTACCAATAAAAATATTAACTTTGAGTCTTTAAAAGACCAATATCTTTTCAACAAAATACCTAAAAATGGATATCAAACAAATTCAGGAACTCATTAAATTTGTTTCTCGTTCGGGCGTCAATGAAGTTGCAATAGAACAAAAGGACTTCAAAATTACTATCAAAACTAATCAGACCCCTACAGTTATTACCACAACAGTTCCTGCGCAGGCAGTAGCACCACAGGTGTTGCCTTCTGCTCCTGCAGTACAACCTGTTGCTGTAACGGCAAACAATGCTTCGTCTGCTGCTGAGGCTGATGATTCTAAATATATTACTGTAAAATCTCCAATGATCGGAACTTTCTACCGTTCGTCGAGCCCTGACAAACCTTCATTCGCAAATGTTGGTGATGAAATCGCTCCGGGTAAAGTTATCTGTATTATTGAGGCCATGAAGTTATTCAACGAAATTGAAAGTGAAGTTTCCGGAAGAATCGTTAAAGTATTGGTTGATAATTCATCACCAGTAGAGTACGACCAACCCTTATTTTTAGTAGAACCTATGTAATTTTGCTTCTGGCAAATTATCATCTTATCAATTATATGTTTAAAAAAATACTAATTGCCAACAGGGGCGAAATTGCGTTACGTATTATTCGTACCTGTAAGGAAATGGGCATTAAAACTGTTGCAGTTTATTCAACTGCTGACAGGGAGAGTCTCCATGTTCGTTTCGCGGATGAAGCTGTTTGTATTGGCCCGCCTCCGAGTAAAGATTCTTACTTAAGTATCCCGAATATTATTTCAGCTGCTGAATTAACCAATGCAGATGCGATTCATCCAGGCTACGGCTTTTTATCTGAGAACGCTAAATTCTCTTCTGTTTGCAGAGACTATGGAATTAAGTTCATTGGTGCTACACCAGAACAGATCAATTCTATGGGAGATAAAGCTTCCGCTAAAGAAACGATGAAAAAAGCAGGTGTACCTACTATCCCTGGTTCTCAGGGTTTGCTGGAAAGCGTAAAAGAAGGTATTGTCTTAGCGAATGAAATCGGTTACCCTGTGATCCTGAAAGCAACTGCCGGTGGTGGTGGCCGTGGAATGCGTGTGGTATGGAAAGATGAAGACTTCGAAAATGCATGGGACAGTGCAAGACAGGAATCTGGTGCTGCTTTTGGAAATGACGGTTTATATTTAGAAAAATATATCGAAGATCCACGCCACATTGAAATCCAGATTATTGGTGATCAATATGGTAAAGCTTGTCACTTATCTGAGCGTGACTGTTCTATTCAGCGCCGTCACCAGAAATTGGTTGAAGAGGCTCCATCTCCTTTCATGACTCCGGAATTGAGAGAACGTATGGGTGAGGCTGCAATTAAAGGGGCTACTGCTGTATCTTATGAAGGTGCCGGAACAATTGAATTTTTGGTTGATAAACACCGTAACTTCTACTTCATGGAAATGAATACCCGTATCCAGGTAGAGCATCCGGTTACAGAAGAAGTGATCAACTATGATTTAATTAAAGAACAGATTAAGGTAGCTTCAGGTGTTCCTATTTCTGGTAAAAACTATCTTCCGAACATGCATGCTATTGAATGCAGGATCAATGCGGAAGATCCGTTTAATAACTTCAGGCCTTGTCCGGGAAAAATCACTAATTTCCATTCTCCGGGTGGACATGGGGTAAGGGTGGATACGCATGTTTATGCAGGCTATCAGATTCCTTCTAACTATGATTCCATGATTGCTAAACTGATCTGTGTTGCGCAAACACGTGAAGAAGCAATCAGTACGATGGAGCGTGCGCTAAGTGAGTTTGTAATTGAAGGTGTAAAAACTACGATTCCTTTTCACTTGCAATTGATGAAAGATCCGAACTTCAGAGCAGGAAACTTCACCACTAAATTCAT from Pedobacter sp. WC2423 carries:
- a CDS encoding DUF177 domain-containing protein — translated: MKPLKQFSIPFTGLKIGKHQFDFEIDNSFFDAFEYSLVKKGDLKVTVELDKQETMLILKIRIVGTIKLDCDKCLAEFDAPLDISERQIVKFAEDELESDDLEIIVLNKKESSIDIAEILYEFITVSVPYIKICEQNGNGAKCDKEMIERLESLANPAQQEENTTSADPRWEALKKLK
- the rpmF gene encoding 50S ribosomal protein L32; this translates as MAHPKRKISKSRRDKRRTHYKAVAPSLSTCQTTGAIHIPHHAYNVDGNLYYNGKLVIENTSIG
- the plsX gene encoding phosphate acyltransferase PlsX — its product is MKIGLDIMGGDYAPKANVLGAIAAHELLAPDEHLVLIGDTQQIKPLLADSGFNPDHFEYVHTEEVIGMGEHPTRAIAQKPNSSISLGFSMLKKGEIDAFVGAGNSGAMMVGAVFSVKTVPGIIRPCLCTIVPKLDGGRGLMLDVGANADCKPDTLLQFGILGSLYAENVMQINNPKVGLINIGEEDEKGNMLSLATFPLMKDCKLFNFIGNIEGRDLFNDKADVIVCDGFTGNIMLKLAESFYIMTIKKGLKDEFFDRFNYENYGGSPVLGVNAPVIIGHGISSPTAVKNMIFQARDMITTGLVGKIQDAFK
- a CDS encoding beta-ketoacyl-ACP synthase III, coding for MSKIHAAITAVQGYVPDYILSNKELETIVDTTDEWITSRTGIKERRILKGEGLGTSDMAVHAVNGLLKKRGITAEEIDLIIFCTTTPDMPFPATANILADKIGAKNAWGFDLQAACSGFIYGISTASQFIQSGKHQKVLVVGGDKMSSIIDYTDRTTCIIFGDGCGAVLLEPNDEGNGIIDSVLKSDGAGRQFLHQKAGGSVKPASHETIDQREHFVYQEGKAVFKFAVTNMADVAAEIMERNQLNADDVKWLVPHQANKRIIDATASRMGIGAEKVMINIERYGNTTNGTIPLCLWEWEDKLKKGDNIILAAFGGGFTWGSVYIKWAY
- the accB gene encoding acetyl-CoA carboxylase biotin carboxyl carrier protein; translation: MDIKQIQELIKFVSRSGVNEVAIEQKDFKITIKTNQTPTVITTTVPAQAVAPQVLPSAPAVQPVAVTANNASSAAEADDSKYITVKSPMIGTFYRSSSPDKPSFANVGDEIAPGKVICIIEAMKLFNEIESEVSGRIVKVLVDNSSPVEYDQPLFLVEPM
- the accC gene encoding acetyl-CoA carboxylase biotin carboxylase subunit; its protein translation is MFKKILIANRGEIALRIIRTCKEMGIKTVAVYSTADRESLHVRFADEAVCIGPPPSKDSYLSIPNIISAAELTNADAIHPGYGFLSENAKFSSVCRDYGIKFIGATPEQINSMGDKASAKETMKKAGVPTIPGSQGLLESVKEGIVLANEIGYPVILKATAGGGGRGMRVVWKDEDFENAWDSARQESGAAFGNDGLYLEKYIEDPRHIEIQIIGDQYGKACHLSERDCSIQRRHQKLVEEAPSPFMTPELRERMGEAAIKGATAVSYEGAGTIEFLVDKHRNFYFMEMNTRIQVEHPVTEEVINYDLIKEQIKVASGVPISGKNYLPNMHAIECRINAEDPFNNFRPCPGKITNFHSPGGHGVRVDTHVYAGYQIPSNYDSMIAKLICVAQTREEAISTMERALSEFVIEGVKTTIPFHLQLMKDPNFRAGNFTTKFMETFVFSE